In the genome of Achromobacter sp. MFA1 R4, the window TGGCGCTGGAGTCCCAGCAGGGACTGGTGATCGATCCGGGCATGCTATTCCGCTTCACGACCGTCGTGACCCTGGTCACCGGCACCATGTTCGTCATGTGGCTGGGTGAGCAGATCACGGAGCGCGGTCTGGGCAACGGGATTTCCATCCTGATCTTCGCAGGTATCGTTGCGGGTCTGCCCGCGGCGCTGGCTGCACTGCTGGACCTGGTCCGCACCAACGCGATGTCTGTGCTTTCGGCGCTGTTCATCGTGGCTCTGGTGGTGCTGGTGACCGCTTTTGTGGTGTTCGTGGAACGCGGACAGCGCAAGATCACGGTCAACTACGCCAAGCGTCAGGTCGGCAACAAGGTCTACGGTGGTCAAAGCTCGCATTTGCCGCTGAAGCTGAACATGGCAGGGGTGATTCCGCCGATCTTCGCATCGTCGATCATTCTGTTCCCGGCCACGATCACGAGCTGGTTCTCCAGCAGCGAGAACATGCGCTGGCTTAGCGACCTGGCTGCGGCCCTGTCGCCTCGTCAACCGCTCTACATCACGCTGTACTCGGTCGCGATTATTTTCTTCTGCTTTTTCTACACGGCTCTGGTTTTCAACAGCCGCGAAACGGCGGACAACCTGAAGAAGAGTGGTGCGTTTGTTCCGGGCATCCGTCCGGGCGAACAAACGGCGCGCTACATCGACAAGATCCTGATGCGTCTGACGCTCGCAGGTGCCATCTACATCACGTTGGTGTGCCTGTTGCCGGAATTCTTGGTGATGCGCTGGAACGTTCCCTTCTACTTCGGTGGTACGTCTCTGTTGATCATTGTGGTGGTGACGATGGATTTCATGGCGCAGGTTCAGGCCTACATGATGTCTCACCAGTACGACTCGTTGCTCAAGAAGGCGAACTTCAAGGGCGCGGGTTTGCCGATGCGGTAAGCAAAAGAATGTCCAAGGACGACGTCATTCAGATGCAAGGTGAGGTTCTTGAGAACCTCCCGAACGCGACATTTCGCGTCAAGCTCGAAAACGGCCACGTGGTGTTGGGCCATATTTCCGGCAAGATGCGTATGCATTACATCCGGATCCTGCCGGGTGACAAGGTCACAGTGGAGCTCACGCCCTATGATCTGACGCGAGCCAGGATAGTTTTCCGCTCCAAATGAGCGGAACCGGATTACGGAAAATTAGGAGTCAACCATGAAAGTAATGGCATCGGTTAAGCGGATCTGCCGCAACTGCAAAGTTATCAAACGTCACGGCGTGGTGCGCGTTATCTGCACCGACCCGCGTCACAAGCAGCGTCAAGGCTAACTCGGGTTAGCGACTACGCAACGGATTTATTCAAGGAACAGTCATGGCCCGTATTGCTGGCATTAACATTCCGCCGCAACAGCACGCCGAGATCGGCCTGACCGCCATTTTTGGCATCGGTCGTACGCGCGCTCGCAAGATTTGCGAAGCGGCAAACGTACCCTTTGACAAAAAGGTCAAGGATCTGAGCGACGCTGAATTGGAACGCGTCCGCGAACATGTTGGTTTGTTCACGGTTGAAGGCGACCTGCGTCGTGAAGTACAGCTCTCGATCAAGCGTTTGATCGACCTGGGAACCTACCGCGGTATGCGTCACAAGCGCGGTTTGCCCGTGCGCGGCCAGCGCACTCGCACCAACGCCCGGACCCGCAAGGGCCCGCGTCGTGCTGCTGCGTCCCTGAAGAAATAATCGAGGAACAGGATTATGGCGAAAGCTTCCACCAGCGGCGCTTCGCGCGTGCGCAAAAAGGTCAAGAAGAACGTCTCGGACGGCATCGCGCACGTTCACGCTTCGTTCAACAACACCATCATCACCATCACCGACCGTCAGGGCAACGCACTGTCGTGGGCCACGTCGGGCGGTGCTGGCTTCAAGGGTTCGCGCAAATCGACCCCGTTTGCCGCGCAGGTTGCCGCTGAAACGGCTGGCCGCGTTGCGCTCGAGTACGGCATCAAGACGCTGGAAGTCCGCATCAAGGGCCCCGGTCCTGGCCGCGAGTCGTCGGTTCGCGCCTTGAACGCGCTGGGCATCAAGATCTCGTCCATCGCCGACATCACGCCCGTTCCGCACAACGGCTGCCGTCCGCCGAAGCGTCGTCGTATCTAAAGGGAATCCACATGGCACGTTATATTGGACCCAAATGCAAGCTCTCGCGCCGCGAGGGTACTGACCTGTTCCTGAAGAGCGCCCGTCGCTCGCTGGATTCCAAGTGCAAGCTGGATTCCAAGCCTGGCCAACACGGCCGCACTTCGGGTGCCCGCACTTCCGACTACGGCCTGCAGCTGCGCGAAAAGCAAAAGCTCAAGCGCATGTACGGCGTGCTGGAAAAGCAATTCCGCAAGTACTTCGCTGAAGCCGAGCGTCGCCGTGGCAACACCGGCGAAACGCTGATCCAGCTGCTGGAATCGCGCCTGGACAACGTCGTCTACCGCATGGGCTTCGGCTCGACGCGCGCCGAAGCTCGCCAGCTGGTGAGCCACCGCGCCATCGAACTGAACGGCCACACGGCTGACATCGCTTCGATGCTGGTCAAGGCTGGCGACGTCATCTCGATCCGCGAAAAGGCCAAGAAGCAAGGCCGCATCAAGGAATCGCTCGACCTGGCCACCAGCATCGGCATCCCCCAGTGGGTGGAAGTCGACACGACCAAGCTGACCGGTACGTTCAAGTCGGCCCCCGATCGCGCTGACGTCGCTCGCGACATCAACGAATCGATGGTCGTCGAACTGTACTCGCGTTAATCACGCCTGCCGGCGCCTCCTTCGCAAGGCGCAGGCAAGCTGGTCTCGCGACCCCGTTTGCACGTCCCGCAGCAGCCCGCTTTCGCCTTTTGGTGGAGCGGGCTTTGCGGTAAGTATCGGGCGGCGTTTTTGCGCTGTCCCAGTATCCAGTCTCACCCTGTCCATCAGCCTTATCGGTGTAACGAGCCGAGGGTATTGAAAAGGAACACAGTAAATGTCCACTCAAGGTTTCCTGAAGCCGCGCTCCATTGAAGTCGAACCGGTCGGCACGCACCATGCCAAGATCGTGATGGAGCCGTTCGAGCGTGGCTACGGTCACACGCTGGGCAACGCCCTGCGCCGCATCCTGCTGTCTTCGATGACCGGCTACGCGCCGACCGAAGTGCAAATGACGGGCGTGGTGCACGAATACTCGACCATCCCCGGCGTTCGCGAAGATGTCGTCGACATCCTGCTGAACCTGAAGGGCGTGGTCTTCAAGCTGCACAACCGTGACGAAGTCACCCTGGTGCTGCGCAAGTCCGGCGCCGGCACGGTGCTGGCCAGCGACATCGAACTGCCGCACGACGTCGAGATCATCAACCCCGGCCACGCCATCTGCAACCTGACGGAAGCGGGCAAGCTGGAAATGCAGATCAAGGTCGAAAAGGGCCGCGGCTATGTGCCGGGCAACGTGCGCGCGCTGTCGGAAGACCGCACCCACACCATCGGCCGCATCGTCCTGGACGCCTCGTTCAGCCCGGTCCGCCGCGTGAGCTACGCCGTTGAAAGCGCCCGTGTGGAACAACGTACCGACCTGGACAAGCTGGTCCTGGACATCGAAACCAACGGCGTCATCTCGCCCGAGGAAGCGGTGCGCCAGTCGGCCCGCATCCTGATGGACCAGATCTCGGTGTTCGCCGCCCTGGAAGGCGCTGGCGATTCGTACGAAGCCCCGGTCCGCGGCACGCCGCAGATCGATCCGGTGCTGCTGCGCCCGGTCGACGACCTGGAGCTGACGGTGCGTTCGGCCAACTGCCTGAAGGCCGAAAACATCTACTACATCGGCGACCTGATCCAGCGTACCGAAAACGAGCTGCTCAAGACCCCGAACCTGGGTCGCAAGTCGCTCAACGAGATCAAGGAAGTGCTGGCTGCACGTGGCCTGACCCTCGGCATGAAGCTCGAGAACTGGCCGCCCCTGGGCCTGGAGCGTCCCTAAGTCTTGAAAGGGTGCCGCCCCGGATCAGGGGCGTCTCCCGCAGCGCCCGGCTTCACCGCCGGGCGATTTGCGAAACCGTCGTAAAATGCCCCGTTTTCTACCGGACCGCGGCCTGATTGCAGGTCGATAGAAGAGCCGGCAACCCGATGGCGGAAACGCCGTCTTTAGATTCAAAGGAAACTTATCATGCGTCACGGTAATGGCTTGCGTAAGCTCAACCGCACCAGCAGTCACCGTCTTGCCATGTTCCGCAACATGGCTGTTTCGCTGATCACTCACGAAGCAATCAAGACCACGCTGCCGAAGGCGAAAGAATTGCGCCGCGTCATCGAACCCCTGATCACGCTGGGCAAGGAGCCCACGCTCGCGAACAAGCGTCTGGCTTTCGCCCGTCTGCGCGATCGCGATGCGGTCGTGAAGCTGTTTGCCGAAATCGGCCCGCGCTACGCGGCCCGTAACGGCGGCTACACCCGCGTGCTGAAGATGGGCTTCCGTCAAGGCGACAACGCTCCCATGGCTTTCATGGAACTGGTTGACCGTCCGGAAGTCGATGAAGCCGCTGAGGACAGCGCCGAGTAAATTCGGCAGCTCGATAAGCGACAAGGGCGGGTCTTCGGACCCGCCCTTGTTTTTTTTGGGCGGGCCGCCGGTGGCCTCGCGGCGGCCCGCTCAGGATGCGCGATCGGGCCCGCCCCGCAACTGCCCGCGCAACTCGGACGCGGTGGCCGCCAGCGCTTCCTGCGCCGGTTGGGGAGGCATCTTGAAGGTCAGGTCCTGCTGCTCGATGTACTGCGTGGACGTCAGGTCCTGCGGGTGGTGCATCGGGATGACATGGGCGTGCGCATGGGCCACGTGGATGCCGGTGAACGCAAAACCCACGCGCTCGACGCCGTACAGGCGCTTCATGTGGCGGCCCAGCCGCTGGCCGAGATTGACGATGCTCGCCGCCAGGTCGGCGGGCATGTCTTCGTAGTAGGGGTAGTGCTGCTTGGGAATGATGAGCGTGTGCCCGGGGCGCACCGGCTGGATGTCCAGGAAGGCCAGCAGGCGGTCATCTTCGTGGATGACGTGCGCGGGGATCTCGTGACGGGCGATGCGGCAGAACAGGCAGTTGTCGGACATGCTTGCCTCGGCGTGGAAGATGACGGCGCGGCGGCGGGCGCCCGGCTGTTCCGGGGAGTTGGCCGCAATACCGATAAAATACCCCGAGTTACATCCCACGCGGGTATCCCAAGGAGCTTCCATGTTGCGCGATGACGACGTCGTGCTGGTCATCAGCAATGCACCGGACCTGTTGCTGGCCAAGCGCATTGCGCACGTGCTGGTCGAGGACGGGTTGGCCGCGTGCGTGAACCTCGGCGCGCCCGGACTGTCCATCTATATGTGGAACGGCGAGGTCGAAGGCGCGGAAGAAATCCCCATCCAGATCAAGACCACCCACGCCCGGCACGCTGCCGTCGTGCAGGTCCTGGCGCAGATGCATCCCTACGACGTTCCCGAGATCATCGTGCTGCCGGTCATCGGCGGCGCGGCGCCTTACCTGGACTGGGTGCGCGAGCAGACGGCCCCTACGCAGAACAAGAGAAACTGATGTTGCAACTTGCCGGTACGGTTGGCGCGCACAGGCGCGCCGTCAGCGCGCCCCCCGCCTTGTTCAGGCGCTGCCTGGCGCTTCTGGCGATGGTTTTCCTGCTGCTGGGTTGGCAGGCCGCCGCGCGCGCGCAGGCCGAGTTCCTCGAACCCGAAAAGGCCTTTGTGTTCAGTGCGCAGATGGCGTCCGCGGACACGCTGGAACTGCGCTACCGGGTGGCGCCCGGCTACTACATGTACCGCGAGCGATTCGCGCTGGACCATACCCCGGCCGATGCCGTCACGCTCGGCGAGCCCGTCTATCCCAAGGGCGAGGTCAAGTACGACCCGACCTTCGAGAAAGACATGGAGGTCTTCCACAAGGATGTCGCGATACGCGTTCCGGTGGGCGCGGGCGAGCAGCCCTTCACCCTGACGTTGACCGGGCAGGGCTGCGCGGATGCGGGGCTTTGCTATCCCCCGATGGACAGCACGGTGACGCTCACGCCCGTGGCCGGCGGGTACACCGTGGCGGCCACGGGACTGGGCGGGGCGTCTGTGCCGCCAGCGTCGTCCGGGGGGCTGTCCGCGCTAGTCAACGCCGGCGACACGGGCCTGGCGGATGCCCTGGGCGGCCTGGGATGGGTCAAGACGGCGGGCGTTTTCCTGGTGCTGGGACTGCTGCTGGCCTTCACGCCGTGCGTCCTGCCCATGATCCCCATCCTGTCTTCGATCGTGCTGGGCGGGGCTCAGCAGCAGCGGCCCAGCCGGGGGCGCGGACTGGCGCTGGCGGCCACCTATGTGCTGGGCATGTCGGTGGTGTATACCGCCCTGGGCGTGGCCGCGGGTCTGAGCGGCGCGGGCCTTGCCGCCTGGCTGCAGACGCCGTGGATCCTGACCCTCTTCGCCATTCTGCTGGCCGTGCTGGCGCTGGCCATGTTCGACGTGTTCACGTTCCAGATGCCCTCCGGCGTCCAGGCCATGCTGTCCGAGCGCTCGTCGCGCGTGCCGGGCGGGCGCTATACCGGCGCGCTGGTGATGGGCGCGCTGTCGGCCCTGATCGTCGGTCCCTGCGTGGCCGCGCCGCTGGCCGGCGCCTTGCTGTATATCTCGCAGACCGGCGACGTGTTGCTGGGCGGGGCGGCGTTGTTCGCGATGGCCTGGGGCATGGGCGTGCCGCTGCTGATCGTTGGCGCGTCGTCCTCGGCCCTGCTCCCCAAGGCCGGACCCTGGATGGACGGCATGAAGCGGTTGTTCGGCATGCTCTTGCTCGCCACCGCCTGGTGGATGCTGATCCCCGTGGTGCCCACGTGGGTCCAGATGACGGGCTGGGCGTTCCTGGCCGTCGTCTCCGCCGTGATGCTGCGGGCCTTCGACGCCTTGCCGCAGGGCGCCGGCGCCGGCCGCATGTTCGGCAAGGGCCTGGGATTGCTGCTCGCGCTGGCGGCTGCGGCGTGGCTCGTGGGCGCCGCCAGCGGCGGGCGCGATGTCCTGCAGCCGCTGTCGCACCTGGCCGCGCGTGGCGAGACGCCGGCCGCTGGGACAGCCGAGGGCGAGATCAAATTCACCCGCGTGCGCACCAACGCCGAGCTGGACGCCTTGCTGGCGCAGAGCACCCGGCCGGTGATGCTGGATTTCTATGCGGACTGGTGCGTGTCGTGCCGCGAGATGGAGCGCTTCACGTTCACGGATGCCGGCGTCGCGCAGCGGATGGCGGGGATGGTGCTGGTGCAGGCGGATGTGACCGCGAACAATGCCGACGACCGCGCGCTGCTCAAGCGCTTTCGTCTCTTCGGTCCGCCCGGCATCATGTTCTTTGAACCCGGTGGCAAGGAAATCGCCGACGCGCGCGTCGTGGGCTTTCAGGATGCGAAGCGCTTTGCCGCGTCGCTGGATCGCGTCCTGACGCGCTGAGCGCGGCGTGGGGGCCAAGGTCGGGTGGCGGGCGCCCGCCATCGTCTGATGCGCGCAACGCGGCCTCACGCAGATTGAATCGAGGGAAGTGGCGATAT includes:
- the secY gene encoding preprotein translocase subunit SecY, encoding MANAQALGKSGARYGDLKRRLVFLVLALVVYRLGTHIPVPGINPDALADLFRQNQGGILGLFNMFSGGALSRFSIFALGIMPYISASIIMQLMSVVVPSLEALKKEGEAGRRKITQYTRYGTVVLALVQAVGISVALESQQGLVIDPGMLFRFTTVVTLVTGTMFVMWLGEQITERGLGNGISILIFAGIVAGLPAALAALLDLVRTNAMSVLSALFIVALVVLVTAFVVFVERGQRKITVNYAKRQVGNKVYGGQSSHLPLKLNMAGVIPPIFASSIILFPATITSWFSSSENMRWLSDLAAALSPRQPLYITLYSVAIIFFCFFYTALVFNSRETADNLKKSGAFVPGIRPGEQTARYIDKILMRLTLAGAIYITLVCLLPEFLVMRWNVPFYFGGTSLLIIVVVTMDFMAQVQAYMMSHQYDSLLKKANFKGAGLPMR
- the infA gene encoding translation initiation factor IF-1, giving the protein MSKDDVIQMQGEVLENLPNATFRVKLENGHVVLGHISGKMRMHYIRILPGDKVTVELTPYDLTRARIVFRSK
- the rpmJ gene encoding 50S ribosomal protein L36, yielding MKVMASVKRICRNCKVIKRHGVVRVICTDPRHKQRQG
- the rpsM gene encoding 30S ribosomal protein S13, giving the protein MARIAGINIPPQQHAEIGLTAIFGIGRTRARKICEAANVPFDKKVKDLSDAELERVREHVGLFTVEGDLRREVQLSIKRLIDLGTYRGMRHKRGLPVRGQRTRTNARTRKGPRRAAASLKK
- the rpsK gene encoding 30S ribosomal protein S11 is translated as MAKASTSGASRVRKKVKKNVSDGIAHVHASFNNTIITITDRQGNALSWATSGGAGFKGSRKSTPFAAQVAAETAGRVALEYGIKTLEVRIKGPGPGRESSVRALNALGIKISSIADITPVPHNGCRPPKRRRI
- the rpsD gene encoding 30S ribosomal protein S4, encoding MARYIGPKCKLSRREGTDLFLKSARRSLDSKCKLDSKPGQHGRTSGARTSDYGLQLREKQKLKRMYGVLEKQFRKYFAEAERRRGNTGETLIQLLESRLDNVVYRMGFGSTRAEARQLVSHRAIELNGHTADIASMLVKAGDVISIREKAKKQGRIKESLDLATSIGIPQWVEVDTTKLTGTFKSAPDRADVARDINESMVVELYSR
- the rpoA gene encoding DNA-directed RNA polymerase subunit alpha, producing the protein MSTQGFLKPRSIEVEPVGTHHAKIVMEPFERGYGHTLGNALRRILLSSMTGYAPTEVQMTGVVHEYSTIPGVREDVVDILLNLKGVVFKLHNRDEVTLVLRKSGAGTVLASDIELPHDVEIINPGHAICNLTEAGKLEMQIKVEKGRGYVPGNVRALSEDRTHTIGRIVLDASFSPVRRVSYAVESARVEQRTDLDKLVLDIETNGVISPEEAVRQSARILMDQISVFAALEGAGDSYEAPVRGTPQIDPVLLRPVDDLELTVRSANCLKAENIYYIGDLIQRTENELLKTPNLGRKSLNEIKEVLAARGLTLGMKLENWPPLGLERP
- the rplQ gene encoding 50S ribosomal protein L17 codes for the protein MRHGNGLRKLNRTSSHRLAMFRNMAVSLITHEAIKTTLPKAKELRRVIEPLITLGKEPTLANKRLAFARLRDRDAVVKLFAEIGPRYAARNGGYTRVLKMGFRQGDNAPMAFMELVDRPEVDEAAEDSAE
- a CDS encoding HIT family protein gives rise to the protein MSDNCLFCRIARHEIPAHVIHEDDRLLAFLDIQPVRPGHTLIIPKQHYPYYEDMPADLAASIVNLGQRLGRHMKRLYGVERVGFAFTGIHVAHAHAHVIPMHHPQDLTSTQYIEQQDLTFKMPPQPAQEALAATASELRGQLRGGPDRAS
- the cutA gene encoding divalent-cation tolerance protein CutA, with translation MLRDDDVVLVISNAPDLLLAKRIAHVLVEDGLAACVNLGAPGLSIYMWNGEVEGAEEIPIQIKTTHARHAAVVQVLAQMHPYDVPEIIVLPVIGGAAPYLDWVREQTAPTQNKRN
- the dsbD gene encoding protein-disulfide reductase DsbD, translated to MVFLLLGWQAAARAQAEFLEPEKAFVFSAQMASADTLELRYRVAPGYYMYRERFALDHTPADAVTLGEPVYPKGEVKYDPTFEKDMEVFHKDVAIRVPVGAGEQPFTLTLTGQGCADAGLCYPPMDSTVTLTPVAGGYTVAATGLGGASVPPASSGGLSALVNAGDTGLADALGGLGWVKTAGVFLVLGLLLAFTPCVLPMIPILSSIVLGGAQQQRPSRGRGLALAATYVLGMSVVYTALGVAAGLSGAGLAAWLQTPWILTLFAILLAVLALAMFDVFTFQMPSGVQAMLSERSSRVPGGRYTGALVMGALSALIVGPCVAAPLAGALLYISQTGDVLLGGAALFAMAWGMGVPLLIVGASSSALLPKAGPWMDGMKRLFGMLLLATAWWMLIPVVPTWVQMTGWAFLAVVSAVMLRAFDALPQGAGAGRMFGKGLGLLLALAAAAWLVGAASGGRDVLQPLSHLAARGETPAAGTAEGEIKFTRVRTNAELDALLAQSTRPVMLDFYADWCVSCREMERFTFTDAGVAQRMAGMVLVQADVTANNADDRALLKRFRLFGPPGIMFFEPGGKEIADARVVGFQDAKRFAASLDRVLTR